In a single window of the Roseiconus lacunae genome:
- the modA gene encoding molybdate ABC transporter substrate-binding protein has translation MNRTLIWIAASFFALIGLVYAMSRPGGSTVPRQPKLNADGSEASIMLFCAASNRAVMEAIKERYEDECGTRVDIQYGPSQTLLSSIEVAGQGDLFLPADDSYLAMAEEKGFVAETIPIAKMRAVVAVAKGNPKGIKSLADLKRDDVRLVLANPETAAIGKVTKDVLSAQSKWSDLEASTVAVRATVNEVVSDIAIGAADAGIVYDAVLHTFEDVDQVVIDDLKEASSTIALGVVKSTEQPTTALHFARYVTAQDRGLELYEQYGFGVEGGDQWAETPELSVFAGSMLRPAIEDTIREFEEREGVKVNRVYNGCGILVAQMKAGQKPDAYFACDLEFMNQVHDLFPEPVSVSNNELVILVQRGNPKNIRSLKDLSREGLRVGIGHEKQCAMGWITQNTFREGGVQQEIMPNVTVQTPTGDMLVNQLQTGSLDAAVAYLSNAAGAADFLDAIRIEGIECSTAIQPWAVAKESPYPQLASRLFERICSVESQDTFKSEGFSWQLEPAGR, from the coding sequence ATGAACCGTACTTTGATTTGGATCGCGGCGTCTTTTTTTGCCCTCATCGGATTGGTCTACGCGATGAGCCGCCCCGGTGGCAGCACCGTTCCGCGACAACCCAAACTGAATGCCGACGGTAGCGAAGCATCAATCATGTTGTTCTGCGCCGCGAGCAACCGTGCCGTGATGGAAGCGATCAAAGAACGCTATGAAGACGAATGTGGCACCCGAGTCGATATCCAATACGGCCCATCGCAAACATTACTGTCGTCGATCGAGGTGGCCGGTCAAGGTGATCTATTTTTGCCAGCCGACGATAGCTATCTGGCCATGGCCGAAGAAAAGGGGTTCGTAGCCGAAACGATTCCGATTGCGAAAATGCGAGCGGTGGTTGCGGTCGCCAAAGGCAATCCAAAAGGCATCAAGTCACTCGCCGATTTGAAGCGTGATGATGTTCGCTTGGTATTGGCGAACCCGGAAACTGCGGCTATCGGCAAGGTCACCAAAGATGTCTTGTCCGCTCAATCGAAGTGGTCCGACCTTGAAGCTTCCACCGTCGCGGTCCGTGCGACCGTCAATGAAGTCGTCAGTGACATCGCCATCGGTGCTGCCGACGCGGGAATCGTATACGACGCCGTCCTTCACACCTTTGAAGACGTCGACCAAGTTGTCATCGACGATCTCAAAGAGGCCTCGTCAACGATTGCCTTAGGTGTCGTTAAAAGCACCGAGCAACCCACCACGGCCCTTCACTTCGCCCGCTATGTCACGGCACAAGACCGTGGGCTGGAGTTGTACGAGCAATACGGTTTCGGAGTCGAAGGAGGTGACCAATGGGCGGAAACCCCGGAACTGTCAGTTTTCGCCGGATCTATGCTACGCCCCGCGATCGAAGACACGATTCGAGAATTCGAAGAGCGTGAAGGAGTTAAAGTCAATCGAGTTTACAACGGCTGTGGCATTTTGGTCGCCCAGATGAAAGCCGGTCAAAAGCCCGATGCCTACTTTGCTTGCGATCTAGAATTCATGAACCAAGTCCACGACCTCTTTCCCGAGCCAGTCTCGGTCAGCAACAACGAGTTGGTCATCTTGGTCCAAAGAGGGAATCCGAAAAACATCCGCTCGTTGAAAGACCTTTCGCGCGAAGGCTTACGGGTCGGAATCGGACATGAAAAGCAGTGCGCGATGGGATGGATCACGCAAAACACGTTTCGCGAAGGTGGAGTCCAGCAAGAGATTATGCCGAACGTGACGGTCCAAACTCCGACCGGTGACATGCTCGTCAATCAATTGCAAACGGGATCGCTCGACGCCGCCGTCGCCTACCTGAGCAATGCGGCCGGTGCGGCCGATTTTTTGGATGCGATTCGAATCGAAGGCATCGAGTGCAGTACGGCAATACAACCATGGGCGGTAGCTAAGGAATCCCCCTACCCTCAATTGGCGAGCCGGCTATTTGAAAGAATCTGCAGTGTCGAATCGCAAGACACATTCAAGTCGGAAGGTTTCAGTTGGCAATTGGAGCCAGCCGGTCGATGA